AACTTAAATATACAGGACACATTTGTGATGAATACCGTTTCATGAAAACGCGGACGCACATCGATACGCGGTTGGGTGTTCAGAGTGAAAAAGTTAGAAATGAGTGACAAGACCGCTCCCTTTACTGACCAAAGGAGCCCAATAAGCGTACCTGTGACTGCCGCATCCCCTATGCCCATTTCTGTCTGCCAGCGAAACTCTTCTACCTTAACTATTCTTAATGTCCTGCGTAACCAAGTTTTATAACCGTAAATATTCTCC
The nucleotide sequence above comes from Collibacillus ludicampi. Encoded proteins:
- a CDS encoding DUF2953 domain-containing protein — its product is ENIYGYKTWLRRTLRIVKVEEFRWQTEMGIGDAAVTGTLIGLLWSVKGAVLSLISNFFTLNTQPRIDVRPRFHETVFITNVSCIFKFWVGQAMFAGIRMVFYWLREGHIWRNIRSKA